Proteins encoded in a region of the Populus nigra chromosome 3, ddPopNigr1.1, whole genome shotgun sequence genome:
- the LOC133688542 gene encoding wall-associated receptor kinase-like 20, translating into MEKSILSMLILMVTLLSCSWSGTALQHCGNCGLTPVPFPLSTGPDCGNQQYKLRCSFGKLWFDALNESSYLIASINPVLRQIVIRPASLANKTCISSDFHSQGIQLNQNLPFSITNSNTILLLNCKTEILHLKPPIDCAPGSICHNYIQGNAAACASAPLCCTFKSSTGLQSAYMIKVYDGGCAAYQSFVNLDVKKVGMIKKWPEPGVEIEWALPEEPICKIPVDCKDLLYSKCLPDPISLGQKRCFCDAGFKWDPINGLCQNLKCLPGKVCKKRKKKTVVFAGAAVGAVAVLVMVLGGGLFLKKQNRSKRAQKNLIKERKEMLNAKHSGKSARIFTGKEITKATNNFSKDNLIGAGGFGEVFKGILDDGTVTAIKRAKLGNTKGIDQVINEVRILCQVNHRSLVRLLGCCVELEQPIMIYEYIPNGTLFDHLHSHHSGKWTSLSWQLRLRIAYQTAEGLTYLHSAAVPPIYHRDVKSSNILLDERLNAKVSDFGLSRLVEASENNDSHIFTCAQGTLGYLDPEYYRNFQLTDKSDVYSFGVVLLEVLTSKKAIDFNREEENVNLVVYIKNVIEEDRLMEVIDPVLKEGASKLELETMKALGSLAAACLHDKRQNRPSMKEVADEIEYIISITAGKVSKT; encoded by the exons atggagaagagcatcctaTCAATGTTGATTCTTATGGTTACACTGTTATCATGTTCCTGGAGTGGCACAGCCCTGCAGCATTGTGGGAATTGTGGCCTTACTCCGGTGCCATTTCCACTAAGCACTGGGCCAGATTGTGGCAACCAACAGTACAAGCTCAGGTGTTCTTTTGGAAAATTATGGTTCGATGCTCTAAATGAATCATCCTACTTGATCGCGTCCATTAACCCAGTACTCCGACAGATAGTTATTAGACCTGCAAGCCTAGCAAACAAGACTTGCATCTCGAGTGATTTTCATAGCCAAGGAATCCAGCTCAATCAAAATCTTCCCTTTAGCATCACTAATAGTAACACAATCTTGTTGCTTAATTGTAAAACTGAAATTTTGCACTTGAAACCACCCATAGATTGTGCACCTGGTAGCATTTGTCATAACTATATTCAAGGGAACGCTGCAGCCTGCGCTAGTGCACCATTGTGTTGTACATTCAAGTCTAGTACAGGCTTACAGAGTGCATATATGATTAAGGTCTATGATGGAGGGTGTGCAGCATATCAGAGCTTTGTCAACTTGGATGTTAAGAAGGTGGGAATGATCAAGAAATGGCCTGAGCCTGGTGTAGAGATCGAATGGGCGTTGCCAGAGGAGCCAATTTGCAAGATCCCAGTAGACTGCAAGGACTTACTGTACTCAAAATGTCTGCCTGATCCAATCAGCTTAGGACAGAAAAGGTGCTTCTGTGATGCTGGGTTTAAATGGGACCCCATCAACGGATTGTGTCAAA ATTTGAAGTGTCTTCCTGGAAAAGtttgcaaaaaaagaaagaaaaagacagtGGTCTTTGCAG GTGCAGCCGTTGGAGCGGTTGCAGTCCTAGTCATGGTCCTAGGTGGTGGTCTATTCCTCAAGAAGCAAAATCGGTCAAAAAGAGCACAAAAGAATTTGATAAAAGAGCGAAAAGAGATGTTAAATGCCAAACATAGTGGAAAATCAGCCAGAATCTTTACAGGCAAGGAGATAACAAAAGCAACCAACAATTTCTCCAAAGACAACCTCATCGGTGCAGGTGGCTTTGGTGAGGTCTTCAAGGGCATTCTTGATGATGGAACTGTAACAGCTATCAAGCGAGCCAAGCTTGGAAACACCAAAGGCATCGATCAAGTTATTAACGAGGTTCGAATTCTTTGCCAGGTCAATCACAGAAGCCTTGTAAGACTCCTGGGTTGTTGTGTCGAGCTTGAGCAACCTATCATGATTTATGAGTATATCCCTAATGGAACCCTCTTTGATCACCTTCACAGTCACCATTCTGGCAAGTGGACTTCACTCAGCTGGCAACTAAGGCTCCGCATTGCATATCAAACTGCAGAAGGTCTAACCTATCTTCACTCTGCAGCTGTGCCTCCCATTTACCATCGTGATGTGAAGTCCAGCAACATTTTACTTGATGAAAGACTCAATGCCAAAGTTTCTGACTTCGGGCTTTCTAGGCTGGTGGAGGCAAGTGAAAACAATGATAGCCATATCTTCACTTGTGCTCAGGGGACCCTTGGTTATCTTGACCCAGAATATTACCGTAACTTTCAGCTTACTGATAAAAGTGATGTTTATAGCTTTGGAGTTGTTCTACTGGAGGTATTGACATCAAAGAAGGCTATTGATTTTAACcgagaagaagaaaatgtgaACTTGGTGGTGTATATAAAGAACGTGATTGAGGAAGATAGACTGATGGAAGTCATTGATCCAGTGCTTAAGGAAGGTGCTAGCAAGCTGGAACTGGAAACAATGAAAGCATTGGGATCCCTGGCAGCAGCTTGTTTGCATGACAAGAGGCAGAATCGACCTTCAATGAAAGAAGTTGCAGATGAGATCGAATACATCATTAGTATTACAGCAGGAAAGGTGTCTAAAACCTAG